From a region of the Mycolicibacterium sp. MU0050 genome:
- a CDS encoding sterol carrier family protein, whose amino-acid sequence MAARRSADPTKTRAAVAAVAAWLRDESAAPAPARAELADAVRLTARTLAAVAPGASVEVRVPPFVAVQCIAGPRHTRGTPPNVVETDPRTWLQLATGLVGVAAAADAGRLTLSGPRAGEIAQWLPVVSGSTDTPEPSESPG is encoded by the coding sequence ATGGCCGCCCGTCGCAGTGCTGATCCGACAAAGACCCGCGCCGCTGTCGCCGCGGTCGCCGCCTGGCTGCGCGACGAGAGCGCCGCGCCCGCGCCGGCGCGCGCCGAACTGGCCGACGCGGTCCGGCTGACCGCGCGGACCCTGGCGGCGGTGGCGCCGGGCGCGTCGGTGGAGGTGCGGGTGCCGCCGTTCGTCGCGGTGCAGTGCATCGCGGGCCCGCGCCATACCCGCGGCACCCCGCCCAACGTGGTGGAGACCGATCCGCGGACGTGGTTGCAGCTGGCGACCGGACTGGTGGGCGTGGCCGCGGCCGCGGACGCGGGCAGGTTGACGTTGTCGGGCCCGCGCGCCGGAGAGATCGCCCAATGGCTACCGGTGGTCAGCGGAAGTACGGATACTCCTGAACCCAGTGAAAGCCCCGGTTGA
- a CDS encoding DoxX family protein: MRTAHTDPVDPSANTDGDGAPAVPWRSVTRVAFRFCFVYFGLFCLLFAQITFAFTGAFATLLPDPAVLWQLMLLDPILSWVARTVFGVDAQLRLDSGSGDQAVIWVLVFCLLVVAVLATTLWSLADRRVEYIRLHAWFLVFLRLCLGGQMLFYGMAKLIPTQMPAPAPSALLQSYGELSPASVLWLQVGSSYPYEMVLGGVEVLGGLLLFLPRTATLGALISAASMAQVFILNMTFDVPVKILSLHLLLVSLVLLAPQLPRLADLLVRQRPAAPATQPPLFDSARANRIAARVQVSLGIWVLVGTALISWGQWRDHGGGSPKPELYGIWTVSEFVRDGAVAPPLTTDKHRWQRLVFDTAEVAAIQLMDGRLQPAQAALDLEAQRLQLDGGQSGTFTFTRAGEDHLHLRGTLAGQQVAMTLQRTDPADFTLLNRGFHWVQEYPYFR, encoded by the coding sequence ATGCGCACGGCCCACACCGATCCCGTCGACCCGTCAGCAAACACCGATGGCGACGGCGCGCCGGCCGTGCCCTGGCGATCCGTCACCCGCGTCGCCTTCCGGTTCTGCTTCGTCTACTTCGGGCTGTTCTGCTTGCTGTTCGCGCAGATCACCTTCGCGTTCACCGGCGCGTTCGCCACGCTGCTGCCCGACCCCGCGGTGCTGTGGCAGCTGATGCTGCTCGACCCGATCCTGAGCTGGGTCGCCCGCACGGTCTTCGGGGTGGATGCGCAGCTGCGGCTCGACTCCGGCAGCGGCGACCAGGCCGTCATCTGGGTGCTGGTGTTCTGCTTGTTGGTCGTCGCGGTGCTCGCGACGACGTTGTGGTCGCTGGCGGACCGGCGGGTCGAGTACATCCGGCTGCACGCCTGGTTCCTGGTGTTCCTTCGACTCTGCCTGGGTGGGCAGATGTTGTTCTACGGCATGGCCAAGCTGATCCCCACCCAGATGCCCGCGCCGGCGCCGAGCGCGCTGCTGCAGTCGTACGGGGAGCTCAGCCCGGCCTCGGTGCTGTGGCTGCAGGTCGGTAGCTCGTATCCCTACGAGATGGTGCTCGGCGGCGTGGAGGTGCTCGGCGGGCTGCTGCTGTTCTTGCCGCGCACCGCGACGCTGGGCGCCCTGATCAGCGCAGCGAGCATGGCCCAGGTGTTCATCCTGAACATGACGTTCGACGTACCGGTCAAGATCCTGTCGCTGCACCTGCTGCTGGTGAGCCTCGTGCTGCTGGCGCCGCAGCTGCCGCGGCTGGCCGACCTGTTGGTGCGGCAACGCCCGGCAGCGCCGGCCACCCAACCCCCGCTGTTCGACTCGGCCCGCGCCAACCGGATCGCCGCGCGGGTCCAGGTCTCGCTGGGCATCTGGGTGCTGGTCGGCACAGCACTGATCAGCTGGGGCCAGTGGCGCGACCACGGCGGCGGCAGCCCGAAACCGGAGTTGTACGGGATCTGGACGGTCTCCGAATTCGTCCGGGACGGCGCCGTCGCGCCGCCCTTGACCACCGACAAGCACCGCTGGCAACGGTTGGTGTTCGACACGGCCGAGGTCGCGGCGATCCAGCTGATGGACGGGCGGCTGCAGCCCGCGCAGGCGGCCCTCGACCTCGAAGCCCAGCGGTTGCAGCTGGACGGGGGCCAGTCCGGCACGTTCACATTCACCCGGGCCGGCGAGGATCACCTACATCTACGCGGCACCCTGGCCGGTCAACAGGTCGCGATGACGTTGCAGCGCACCGACCCCGCCGACTTCACCCTGCTCAACCGGGGCTTTCACTGGGTTCAGGAGTATCCGTACTTCCGCTGA
- the purF gene encoding amidophosphoribosyltransferase → MTDKPIELENAPREECGVFGVWAPGEEVAKLTYYGLYALQHRGQEAAGIAVADGTQVLVFKDLGLVSQVFDEQTLAAMEGHVAVGHCRYSTTGSTTWENAQPVFRNTTAGTGVALGHNGNLVNTTELAARARDAGLIDMRGAPAATTDSDILGALLAHGAADSSLEQAALELLPTVRGAFCLTFMDENTLYAARDPYGVRPLALGRLDRGWVVASETAALDIVGASFVRDIEPGELLAIDADGVRSSRFANPTPKGCVFEYVYLARPDSTLVGRSVHSARVDIGRQLAREMPIDADLVIGVPESGTPAAVGYAQESGIPFGQGLMKNAYVGRTFIQPSQTIRQLGIRLKLNPLREMIRGKRLIVVDDSIVRGNTQRALIRMLREAGAVEVHVRIASPPVKWPCFYGIDFASPAELIANAAAEGTQVDMLEAVRHAVGADTLGYISLDGMVSATEQPASRLCCACFDGVYPIELPSETALGKNVIEHMLANTARTGSPAVSAVQADNDNASALRRP, encoded by the coding sequence GTGACCGACAAACCGATCGAACTCGAGAACGCCCCCCGCGAAGAATGCGGCGTATTCGGTGTGTGGGCCCCCGGCGAGGAAGTCGCCAAGCTCACCTACTACGGCCTCTACGCGTTGCAGCACCGCGGCCAGGAAGCCGCCGGCATCGCCGTCGCGGACGGCACGCAGGTCCTGGTCTTCAAGGACCTCGGTCTGGTCAGCCAGGTCTTCGACGAGCAGACCCTGGCGGCCATGGAGGGCCACGTCGCCGTCGGCCACTGCCGGTACTCCACCACCGGCTCGACCACCTGGGAGAACGCCCAGCCGGTGTTCCGCAACACCACCGCCGGTACCGGCGTGGCGCTGGGACACAACGGCAACCTGGTCAACACCACCGAGTTGGCCGCGCGGGCCCGCGACGCCGGCCTGATCGACATGCGCGGCGCACCCGCGGCCACCACCGACTCCGACATCTTGGGCGCGCTGCTGGCGCACGGTGCCGCCGACTCCAGCCTGGAGCAGGCCGCCCTGGAACTGCTGCCCACCGTGCGCGGCGCGTTCTGCCTGACCTTCATGGACGAGAACACGCTGTACGCGGCGCGCGACCCCTACGGCGTCCGGCCGCTGGCGCTGGGCCGCCTGGACCGCGGCTGGGTGGTGGCCTCCGAGACGGCCGCACTCGACATCGTGGGCGCCTCCTTCGTCCGTGACATCGAGCCCGGTGAGCTGCTGGCCATCGACGCCGACGGCGTGCGCTCGTCGCGGTTCGCCAACCCGACCCCCAAGGGCTGCGTCTTCGAATACGTCTACCTGGCCCGGCCGGACAGCACCCTGGTGGGCCGCTCGGTGCACTCCGCCCGGGTGGACATCGGACGCCAGCTGGCGCGGGAGATGCCCATCGATGCGGATCTGGTCATCGGCGTGCCGGAATCCGGCACCCCGGCGGCCGTGGGGTACGCGCAGGAATCCGGCATCCCGTTCGGCCAGGGCCTGATGAAGAACGCCTACGTGGGCCGCACCTTCATCCAGCCGTCGCAGACCATCCGGCAGCTCGGTATCCGGCTGAAACTCAATCCGCTGCGCGAGATGATCCGCGGCAAGCGCCTGATCGTCGTCGACGACTCGATCGTGCGGGGCAACACCCAGCGCGCGCTGATCCGGATGCTGCGGGAGGCCGGCGCGGTCGAGGTGCACGTGCGCATCGCGTCGCCGCCGGTGAAGTGGCCCTGTTTCTACGGCATCGACTTCGCCTCCCCGGCCGAGCTGATCGCCAACGCCGCCGCCGAGGGCACGCAGGTCGACATGCTCGAGGCGGTCCGGCACGCGGTCGGGGCCGACACCCTCGGGTACATCTCGCTCGACGGGATGGTCAGCGCCACCGAGCAGCCGGCCTCCCGGCTGTGCTGCGCCTGCTTCGACGGGGTCTACCCCATCGAGCTGCCCAGCGAGACGGCGCTGGGCAAGAACGTCATCGAACACATGCTGGCCAACACCGCACGCACCGGCAGTCCCGCCGTGAGTGCCGTGCAGGCCGACAACGACAACGCGTCGGCGCTACGTCGGCCCTGA
- the purM gene encoding phosphoribosylformylglycinamidine cyclo-ligase, with translation MIDRAQDPVAADVISYASAGVDIEAGDRAVELFKPLAARATRPEVRGGIGGFAGLFALRGDYREPLLASSTDGVGTKLAVAQAMDKHDTVGLDLVAMVVDDLVVCGAEPLFLQDYIAVGRTVPERVQAIVAGIAEGCVQAGCALLGGETAEHPGLMAPDHYDISATGVGVVEADDVLGPERVKPGDVIIAMGSSGLHSNGYSLARKVLLEIDRMNLAGHVEEFGRTLGEELLEPTRIYAKDCLALAAETQVRTFCHVTGGGLAGNLERVMPPGLVAELDRGTWTPAPVFGMIAQRGRIERAEMEKTFNMGVGMVAVVAPEDTDRALAILTARHLNCWVLGTVQKGKKDAQRAKLVGLHPRF, from the coding sequence ATGATCGATCGTGCTCAAGACCCCGTGGCTGCTGATGTCATTTCCTATGCGTCGGCAGGGGTCGACATCGAGGCCGGCGACCGCGCCGTAGAACTGTTCAAGCCGCTCGCGGCCCGGGCAACCCGTCCGGAGGTGCGCGGGGGCATCGGCGGTTTCGCCGGGCTGTTCGCCCTGCGAGGCGACTACCGGGAGCCCCTGCTGGCCTCCTCCACCGACGGGGTGGGCACCAAGCTGGCCGTCGCGCAGGCGATGGACAAGCACGACACGGTGGGCCTGGACCTGGTCGCGATGGTCGTCGACGACCTCGTGGTCTGCGGCGCCGAACCGCTGTTTCTGCAGGACTACATCGCCGTCGGCCGGACCGTGCCCGAGCGGGTGCAGGCCATCGTCGCCGGCATCGCCGAGGGCTGCGTGCAGGCCGGCTGCGCGCTGCTGGGCGGCGAGACCGCCGAACACCCCGGGCTGATGGCGCCCGACCACTACGACATCTCCGCCACCGGCGTGGGTGTGGTGGAGGCCGACGACGTGCTGGGCCCGGAGCGGGTGAAGCCCGGCGATGTGATCATCGCCATGGGCTCCTCCGGGCTGCACTCCAACGGCTACTCGCTGGCCCGGAAGGTGCTGCTGGAGATCGACCGGATGAACCTGGCCGGGCACGTCGAGGAGTTCGGCCGCACGCTGGGCGAGGAACTGCTGGAGCCCACCCGGATCTACGCCAAGGACTGCCTGGCGCTGGCCGCCGAGACGCAGGTGCGCACGTTCTGTCACGTCACCGGCGGCGGCTTGGCTGGCAACCTGGAACGCGTCATGCCACCCGGGTTGGTCGCCGAACTCGACCGTGGAACCTGGACGCCCGCACCGGTGTTCGGGATGATCGCGCAGCGCGGCCGCATCGAGCGGGCCGAGATGGAGAAGACGTTCAACATGGGCGTCGGCATGGTCGCCGTGGTCGCCCCGGAGGACACCGATCGTGCGCTGGCGATCCTGACCGCCCGCCACCTGAACTGCTGGGTCCTGGGCACCGTGCAGAAGGGCAAGAAGGACGCCCAACGTGCGAAGTTGGTGGGCCTGCACCCGAGGTTCTAG
- a CDS encoding DUF3073 domain-containing protein — MGRGRAKAKQTKVARELKYNTPQTDFERLQKELAGSSDSDDDLADDRWSDEDSWRR, encoded by the coding sequence ATGGGCCGCGGCCGGGCTAAGGCAAAGCAGACCAAGGTTGCTCGAGAGTTGAAATACAACACTCCTCAAACGGACTTCGAGCGTCTTCAGAAGGAGCTGGCAGGGTCGTCCGACAGTGATGACGACCTCGCCGACGACCGCTGGAGCGATGAGGACAGCTGGCGGCGCTGA
- a CDS encoding folate-binding protein YgfZ, which yields MTAVPVPVPDTHPDAGAIWHYGDPLGEQRAAATEAVVVDRSHRGVLQLSGPERQSWLHTICTQHVAELPDGHSTENSSLDGQGRVEDHWLQTELGGLTYLDTEPWRAEPLLSYLTKMVFWSKVEPATADLAVLSLIGPRLDDAAVREALSVSELPATMTAVALPDGGFLRRMPSTDGGPVELDLVAPRADKESWLTRLERAGVRRAGVWTYEAHRVAAVRARLGVDTDDRTIPHEIGWIGDAGVGAVHLDKGCYRGQETVARVHNLGRPPRMLALLHLDGSADRPETGTPLTAGGRAVGRLGTVVDHVDEGVIALALLKRGLPADTELVTGGDVAVQARIDADSLPPADTAGAGKVAVDRLRGRSG from the coding sequence GTGACAGCCGTTCCCGTTCCCGTCCCCGACACCCACCCCGACGCCGGCGCGATCTGGCATTACGGCGACCCGCTCGGCGAGCAGCGCGCCGCGGCCACCGAAGCCGTCGTGGTGGACCGATCCCACCGCGGCGTCCTGCAGTTGTCGGGGCCGGAGCGGCAGAGCTGGCTGCACACCATCTGCACGCAGCACGTCGCCGAGCTGCCCGACGGCCACAGCACCGAGAACTCCAGCCTGGACGGCCAAGGCCGGGTGGAGGACCACTGGCTGCAGACCGAGCTGGGTGGCCTGACCTATCTGGACACCGAGCCGTGGCGCGCCGAGCCGCTGCTGTCGTACCTCACCAAGATGGTGTTCTGGTCGAAGGTGGAACCCGCGACCGCCGACCTGGCGGTGCTGTCGCTGATCGGCCCGCGGCTCGATGATGCGGCGGTGCGCGAGGCCCTCTCCGTGAGCGAGCTGCCGGCGACGATGACCGCGGTCGCGCTGCCCGACGGCGGATTCCTGCGCCGCATGCCCAGCACCGACGGCGGCCCCGTGGAACTGGACCTGGTGGCGCCGCGCGCCGACAAGGAGAGCTGGCTGACGCGCCTCGAGCGGGCCGGCGTCCGACGGGCCGGGGTGTGGACCTACGAGGCGCACCGCGTCGCGGCGGTGCGGGCCCGACTGGGCGTCGACACCGACGACCGCACCATCCCGCACGAGATCGGCTGGATCGGTGACGCCGGTGTCGGGGCCGTCCACCTCGACAAGGGGTGCTACCGGGGCCAGGAGACCGTGGCGCGCGTCCACAACCTGGGCCGGCCGCCCCGGATGCTCGCGCTGCTGCACCTCGACGGCTCGGCCGATCGCCCTGAGACGGGGACGCCGCTGACCGCCGGGGGCCGCGCGGTCGGCCGGCTCGGCACCGTCGTCGACCACGTGGATGAAGGTGTGATCGCGCTGGCGCTGCTCAAGCGCGGCCTGCCCGCCGACACCGAACTCGTCACCGGCGGTGACGTGGCCGTGCAGGCCCGCATCGACGCCGATTCGCTCCCGCCGGCCGACACCGCCGGCGCCGGGAAGGTCGCGGTGGATCGGCTTCGCGGCCGTTCCGGATGA
- a CDS encoding aminodeoxychorismate lyase — protein MVVTLDGETRDPDAPLLHADDLAAVRGDGVFETLLVRDGRARLTEAHLARLANSAKLQDLPEPDLRAWRAAIEKAVAEWSAQSAAEGALRLVYSRGREGGSAPTAYVTVGALPARVGAARRDGVSVVTLERGLPAHGTDAMPWLLAGAKTLSYAVNMAALRHAARLGADDVIFLSSDGFVLEGPRSTVVIATEVDGRLALLTPPPWYPILRGTTQQALFETARAAGYDCDLQPLRLADLEAAQGIWLISAITLGARVHTLDGRRTPDPGPLAADFARLVDAAIGDAD, from the coding sequence GTGGTAGTCACCCTCGACGGCGAGACGCGCGACCCGGACGCGCCGCTGTTGCATGCCGACGACCTGGCCGCGGTCCGCGGCGACGGCGTGTTCGAGACGCTGCTGGTCCGCGACGGCCGCGCCCGCCTGACCGAGGCGCACCTGGCCCGGCTCGCGAATTCGGCCAAGCTGCAGGACCTCCCGGAACCGGATCTGCGGGCCTGGCGCGCCGCCATCGAGAAGGCCGTCGCCGAATGGAGCGCGCAGTCCGCAGCCGAGGGGGCGCTGCGGCTGGTGTACAGCCGGGGCCGCGAAGGCGGATCGGCGCCGACCGCCTACGTCACCGTCGGCGCGTTGCCGGCCCGGGTGGGCGCCGCTCGGCGCGACGGTGTCAGCGTGGTGACGCTCGAGCGTGGGTTGCCCGCCCACGGCACAGACGCGATGCCCTGGTTGTTGGCCGGCGCCAAGACGCTGTCCTACGCGGTGAACATGGCCGCGCTGCGGCACGCCGCCCGACTGGGCGCGGACGACGTCATTTTCCTCAGCAGCGACGGCTTTGTCCTCGAGGGGCCGCGTTCGACCGTCGTCATCGCCACCGAGGTCGATGGCCGGCTCGCGCTGTTGACGCCGCCGCCGTGGTATCCCATCCTGCGCGGCACCACCCAGCAGGCCCTGTTCGAAACGGCGCGGGCCGCCGGCTACGACTGCGACCTGCAGCCGCTGCGGCTCGCCGATCTCGAGGCAGCACAAGGGATCTGGTTGATCTCGGCGATCACGTTGGGGGCGCGGGTGCACACCCTGGACGGCCGCCGGACCCCGGACCCTGGGCCGCTGGCCGCCGACTTCGCGCGGCTGGTCGACGCCGCGATCGGCGATGCGGACTGA
- a CDS encoding ABC transporter substrate-binding protein, producing MGHRWTAAQSVIGVAVLAAVAGCAIPSGAPQAPPVCAHADLPTLYPQIFTFGTDQPAYPPWYIGDNPTNGEGFEAAVAYAVADRLGYPPEQVRWVRIPFNTAMAPGPKPFDADLSQFSITDQRREVVDFSAPYYDVAQAVVALRHSPAAAATGQDDLRPLRIGAQVGTTSSGAARAVGAVEPVIVYDTNADAKRALADGQIDALVLDLPTAVTIQAELADSVIVGQLPTTGEPAEQLGMVLDKDSALTACVSQAVEELRDDGVLDDLERRWLSDGQRPRKLS from the coding sequence ATGGGTCATCGGTGGACAGCCGCGCAATCCGTCATCGGGGTGGCTGTCCTGGCGGCGGTCGCCGGCTGCGCGATCCCCAGCGGTGCGCCGCAGGCCCCGCCCGTGTGCGCGCACGCCGACCTGCCCACGCTGTACCCGCAGATCTTCACGTTCGGCACCGACCAACCGGCGTACCCGCCGTGGTACATCGGCGACAATCCCACCAACGGCGAAGGTTTCGAGGCTGCGGTGGCCTACGCCGTCGCCGACCGGCTCGGCTACCCGCCCGAACAGGTGCGGTGGGTGCGGATCCCGTTCAACACGGCAATGGCGCCGGGCCCCAAGCCCTTTGACGCCGACCTGTCCCAGTTCTCCATCACCGACCAGCGTCGGGAGGTCGTCGACTTCTCCGCGCCGTACTACGACGTCGCGCAGGCCGTGGTGGCGCTGCGTCATTCGCCGGCCGCCGCCGCCACCGGCCAGGACGACCTACGCCCGCTGCGAATCGGCGCGCAGGTGGGCACCACGAGTTCGGGGGCGGCGCGCGCCGTCGGCGCGGTGGAACCGGTGATCGTCTACGACACCAACGCCGACGCGAAGCGCGCGCTGGCCGACGGTCAGATCGATGCGCTGGTGCTCGATCTGCCCACCGCGGTCACCATCCAGGCCGAGTTGGCCGACAGCGTCATCGTGGGGCAGTTGCCGACGACGGGGGAGCCGGCCGAACAGCTGGGCATGGTGCTGGACAAGGACAGCGCGCTCACCGCCTGCGTCTCCCAAGCCGTCGAGGAATTGCGCGACGACGGGGTACTGGATGATCTCGAGCGACGCTGGCTGTCCGACGGGCAGCGTCCGCGGAAGCTGAGCTGA
- a CDS encoding FABP family protein produces the protein MTGSDEGPEVDPGSGDRAVAAAAERAQATAARNLPTFGDLPLPADTANLREGVDLDDALLALLPLVGVWRGGGEGRDADGDYRFGQQIIVSHDGGDYLNWEARSWRLDDDGEYAAPSMRETGFWRFITDANDPTESQAIELLLAHSTGYIELFYGRPLNQASWELATDALARSQSGVLVGGAKRLYGIVEGGDLAYVEERVDADGGLVPHLSARLTRFIG, from the coding sequence ATGACCGGCAGCGACGAGGGCCCTGAGGTGGACCCCGGCTCGGGTGACCGCGCGGTGGCTGCCGCCGCCGAGCGTGCGCAGGCCACGGCGGCGCGCAACCTCCCGACCTTCGGCGACCTCCCGTTACCCGCCGACACCGCAAACCTGCGGGAAGGTGTGGACCTCGACGACGCCCTGCTGGCCCTGCTCCCGCTGGTCGGCGTGTGGCGCGGCGGCGGTGAGGGCCGCGACGCCGACGGCGACTACCGATTCGGTCAGCAGATCATCGTGTCGCACGACGGCGGCGACTACCTCAACTGGGAAGCCCGCTCCTGGCGCCTGGACGACGACGGCGAGTACGCGGCGCCCTCCATGCGTGAGACCGGCTTCTGGCGGTTCATCACCGACGCCAACGACCCCACCGAGTCGCAGGCCATCGAGCTCCTGCTGGCCCATTCCACCGGTTACATCGAACTGTTCTACGGCCGGCCGCTGAACCAGGCGTCCTGGGAGCTGGCCACCGACGCGCTGGCCCGCAGCCAGTCCGGGGTGCTCGTCGGCGGCGCCAAGCGGCTCTACGGCATCGTCGAGGGCGGCGATCTCGCCTATGTCGAGGAACGGGTCGACGCCGACGGCGGGCTGGTCCCGCATCTGTCGGCCCGGTTGACCCGATTCATCGGATAG
- a CDS encoding DUF1416 domain-containing protein, protein MCSAPTQGQAMPANVDVEKETVITGRVVDGSGQPVGGAFVRLLDSSDEFTAEVVASATGDFRFFAAPGSWRLRALSKVGNGDAVVTPTGAGIHEVAVKVA, encoded by the coding sequence ATGTGCTCAGCGCCTACCCAGGGCCAGGCCATGCCTGCAAATGTTGACGTCGAGAAGGAGACCGTGATCACCGGCCGCGTGGTCGACGGTTCCGGTCAGCCGGTCGGCGGCGCCTTCGTGCGTCTGCTGGACTCCTCCGACGAGTTCACCGCCGAGGTGGTGGCGTCGGCGACCGGTGACTTCCGGTTCTTCGCCGCGCCGGGCTCGTGGCGGCTGCGTGCGCTGTCGAAGGTCGGCAACGGTGACGCCGTGGTGACCCCGACCGGCGCCGGCATCCACGAAGTGGCCGTCAAGGTCGCCTGA
- a CDS encoding sulfurtransferase, giving the protein MARSDVLVTTDWAEQNLDAPNTVFVEVDEDTSAYETGHIAGAVRLDWRDDLQDPVRRDFVDAAGFSKLLSERGISNDDTVILYGGNNNWFAAYAYWYFKLYGHENVKLLDGGRKKWELDGRPLVTDKVERPQTSYTAKDPDLSIRAFRDEVIAAIGTKNLVDVRSPDEFSGKILAPAHLPQEQSQRPGHVPGAINVPWSKAANEDGTFKSDEELAKLYADAGLDGDKEIIAYCRIGERSSHTWFVLQELLGHKNVKNYDGSWCEYGSLVGAPIELGS; this is encoded by the coding sequence ATGGCCCGTTCCGACGTCCTGGTCACCACCGACTGGGCTGAGCAGAACCTCGACGCACCGAACACGGTCTTCGTCGAGGTCGACGAGGACACCAGCGCCTACGAAACCGGGCACATCGCCGGTGCCGTGCGGCTCGACTGGCGCGACGACCTGCAGGATCCGGTGCGTCGCGACTTCGTCGATGCGGCCGGGTTCTCCAAGCTGCTCTCCGAGCGCGGCATCAGCAACGACGACACCGTGATCCTCTACGGCGGCAACAACAACTGGTTTGCCGCCTACGCCTACTGGTACTTCAAGCTCTACGGCCACGAGAACGTCAAGCTGCTCGACGGCGGCCGCAAGAAGTGGGAGCTCGATGGCCGGCCGCTGGTGACCGACAAGGTCGAGCGCCCCCAGACCAGCTACACCGCCAAGGACCCGGATCTGTCCATCCGCGCGTTCCGCGACGAGGTGATCGCCGCGATCGGGACGAAGAACCTGGTCGACGTCCGCTCCCCCGACGAGTTCTCCGGCAAGATCCTCGCTCCCGCGCACCTGCCGCAGGAGCAGAGCCAGCGTCCCGGGCATGTTCCGGGCGCCATCAACGTTCCTTGGAGCAAGGCCGCCAACGAAGACGGCACCTTCAAGTCCGACGAGGAACTGGCCAAGCTGTACGCCGACGCCGGCCTCGACGGCGACAAGGAAATCATCGCCTACTGCCGGATTGGCGAGCGTTCCTCGCACACCTGGTTCGTGCTGCAGGAACTCCTCGGACACAAGAACGTCAAGAACTATGACGGCAGTTGGTGCGAATACGGCTCCCTGGTGGGGGCCCCGATTGAGTTGGGAAGTTGA
- a CDS encoding Ms5788A family Cys-rich leader peptide, giving the protein MPARLEPLLTKRRAVDLCRLAGCCCCCSC; this is encoded by the coding sequence GTGCCAGCCCGTCTTGAGCCGCTGCTCACCAAGCGCCGCGCAGTCGATCTGTGCCGCCTTGCGGGTTGTTGCTGTTGTTGTAGCTGCTGA
- a CDS encoding thioredoxin family protein, translating into MTLRSGMLRAADEAADVDTSGLGLSTSGPTVLHFTATWCGPCAAVRRVVDAVCADLPGVAHVEIDLDANPEAARRLSVLSLPTTIIFDADGRPRHRTTGVPTAGDLRSALEPLLA; encoded by the coding sequence ATGACGCTGCGGTCGGGGATGCTGCGCGCCGCGGACGAGGCCGCCGACGTCGACACCAGCGGACTGGGTCTGTCGACCTCCGGCCCGACCGTGCTGCACTTCACCGCGACCTGGTGCGGACCGTGCGCGGCGGTGCGCCGGGTCGTCGATGCGGTGTGCGCCGACCTGCCCGGCGTAGCACACGTCGAGATCGACCTGGACGCCAATCCGGAAGCGGCGCGGCGTCTCTCGGTGCTGTCGCTACCGACCACGATCATCTTCGACGCCGACGGGCGCCCGCGGCATCGCACCACCGGCGTTCCCACCGCCGGTGACCTGCGGTCGGCTCTGGAACCACTATTGGCTTGA
- the lmeA gene encoding mannan chain length control protein LmeA — MRNNDRVRKLLTGIAATVLSVALAAAGVDFGAAIAAEYRLSRAVRGAADLSWDPSVAILGFPFIPQAVRHHYDEIEIKATDVAHPHVERAALEATMHSIGISEASWLIRPDAPLPIGKLESRIIINSAHLGRFMDLKDLMVEAPTVETNDATGGTTESGISASEGLVFTATPRSAGFDEQVSVSVDLSIVGPERTTLVFTPTGVLTGPGTADQEVPADQLAAVLDEFRATLPDQRLPFGVAPTSQGARGSDVIIEGITEDITVTLGEFTQP, encoded by the coding sequence TTGCGCAACAATGACCGCGTGCGGAAACTGCTGACCGGAATCGCTGCGACGGTGCTCTCCGTGGCGTTGGCGGCCGCCGGGGTCGACTTCGGAGCCGCCATCGCCGCCGAATACCGCTTGTCCCGCGCGGTCCGTGGCGCAGCCGACCTGAGTTGGGATCCGTCGGTGGCGATCCTCGGTTTCCCGTTCATCCCCCAGGCGGTGCGGCACCATTACGACGAGATCGAGATCAAGGCCACCGACGTGGCCCATCCGCACGTCGAGCGGGCGGCGCTGGAGGCCACCATGCACTCGATCGGGATCTCCGAGGCGTCCTGGCTGATCCGGCCCGACGCGCCGTTGCCCATCGGGAAGCTGGAGAGCCGGATCATCATCAACTCCGCGCACCTGGGCCGATTCATGGACCTGAAGGATCTGATGGTCGAGGCGCCCACGGTGGAAACCAACGACGCCACCGGCGGCACCACCGAGTCGGGGATCTCGGCCAGCGAGGGCCTGGTCTTCACCGCCACCCCGCGGAGCGCCGGTTTCGACGAGCAGGTCAGCGTCTCCGTCGACCTCTCGATCGTCGGCCCCGAGCGCACCACCCTGGTCTTCACCCCCACCGGCGTGCTCACCGGGCCCGGCACCGCCGATCAGGAGGTGCCGGCGGACCAGCTGGCCGCGGTGTTGGACGAATTCCGGGCCACCCTGCCCGACCAGCGGCTGCCGTTCGGCGTCGCTCCCACCAGCCAAGGGGCCCGCGGTTCCGACGTGATCATCGAGGGGATCACCGAGGACATCACCGTCACGCTCGGGGAGTTCACCCAGCCGTGA